The proteins below come from a single Dermatophilaceae bacterium Soc4.6 genomic window:
- the otsB gene encoding trehalose-phosphatase, whose translation MSRQAGGLTLTESLERLARATTVLVASDFDGALAEFCAEPSDCVPAPGAMVALRALARLPGTHVAIVSGRDLATLAALTGVQDHESIALVGSHGAESSAPGVVDGRLDDAQRALLDELTTTVAELIESHPGARLERKRAAVAVHTRGLSDDSAEAALHAAAALSGGRDEVRVLRGKSVLELSVSHADKGSSLRSLADSVGAEVVFYSGDDVTDEDAFTTLDPGRGDVTVKVGEGDTAAAHRVGSVDELVETIARLLELRRELAPGPR comes from the coding sequence ATGAGCCGGCAGGCCGGCGGCCTCACGCTGACCGAGTCGCTCGAGCGGCTGGCCCGCGCCACGACCGTGCTGGTGGCGTCGGACTTCGACGGGGCGCTGGCCGAGTTCTGCGCCGAGCCCTCCGACTGCGTGCCCGCACCGGGCGCGATGGTCGCCCTGCGGGCGCTGGCCCGGCTCCCCGGCACCCACGTCGCCATCGTCTCGGGCCGCGACCTCGCCACCCTCGCGGCGCTCACCGGGGTGCAGGACCACGAGTCGATCGCACTCGTCGGCAGCCACGGGGCGGAGTCGAGCGCGCCGGGGGTCGTCGACGGTCGCCTCGACGACGCCCAGCGCGCTCTGCTCGACGAGCTGACGACGACGGTGGCCGAGCTCATCGAGAGCCACCCCGGCGCCAGGCTGGAGCGCAAGCGCGCGGCCGTCGCCGTCCACACGCGCGGTCTGTCCGACGACAGCGCCGAGGCCGCCCTGCACGCGGCCGCGGCCCTGAGCGGAGGGCGGGACGAGGTGCGCGTGCTGCGCGGCAAGTCGGTGCTCGAGCTGTCGGTCTCGCACGCCGACAAGGGGTCGTCGCTGCGCTCGCTCGCCGACTCGGTCGGCGCCGAGGTCGTCTTCTACAGCGGCGACGACGTCACGGACGAGGACGCCTTCACCACCCTCGACCCCGGCCGGGGCGACGTGACGGTCAAGGTCGGCGAAGGTGACACGGCCGCGGCCCATCGCGTCGGCTCGGTCGACGAGCTCGTCGAGACCATCGCCCGGCTGCTCGAGCTGCGCAGGGAGCTGGCCCCCGGGCCCCGCTGA
- a CDS encoding LacI family DNA-binding transcriptional regulator, translated as MRARLSDIASHAGVSEATVSRVLNAKPGVAESTREVVLTSLDVLGYDRPSRLRPKSAGLVGLIIPELVNPVFPAFAQVIENSLARHGFTPVLCTQTPGGIHEDDYVQMLLDRGVAGIIYVSGQHADTTTDPRRYGRLRERGLPIVLVNGYVPGLDAPFISNDDAASMEMAVTHLAHLGHREVGLAMGPERYTPSIRKVAAYRAAMAAVLGHHRVDDLVVHAPYTVEGGASAAARLLDRGVSAIVCGSDLMALGAVRAARSAGMSVPTDVSVIGSDDSPLMAFTDPPMTTVRQSVLAMGEAAVQALLDEIRGVGSARTEYVFRPELVVRGTTGACRAR; from the coding sequence GTGCGGGCGAGGCTCTCTGACATCGCGTCGCACGCGGGGGTGAGCGAGGCCACGGTGAGCCGGGTGCTCAACGCCAAGCCGGGTGTGGCCGAGTCGACACGTGAGGTGGTGCTGACGTCCCTCGACGTGCTGGGCTACGACCGCCCGAGCCGCCTGCGGCCCAAGAGCGCAGGCCTCGTCGGGCTGATCATCCCCGAGCTGGTCAACCCGGTCTTCCCCGCCTTCGCGCAGGTGATCGAGAACTCCCTGGCCCGGCACGGGTTCACACCCGTGCTGTGCACCCAGACGCCCGGGGGCATCCACGAGGACGACTACGTGCAGATGCTGCTCGATCGTGGTGTCGCGGGAATCATCTATGTCTCGGGGCAGCACGCCGACACGACGACCGACCCCCGCCGCTACGGCCGCCTGCGCGAGCGGGGTCTGCCGATCGTGCTGGTCAACGGCTACGTGCCGGGTCTTGACGCCCCCTTCATCTCCAACGACGACGCCGCGTCGATGGAGATGGCGGTCACGCACCTGGCCCACCTCGGGCACCGTGAGGTCGGCCTGGCGATGGGGCCGGAGCGCTACACCCCCTCGATCCGCAAGGTCGCGGCCTACCGCGCTGCCATGGCGGCCGTCCTCGGGCACCACCGCGTCGACGACCTCGTCGTCCACGCCCCCTACACCGTCGAGGGCGGGGCCTCGGCGGCGGCGCGGCTGCTGGACCGCGGGGTCTCGGCCATCGTGTGCGGCTCCGACCTCATGGCCCTCGGAGCGGTGCGGGCCGCGCGGTCGGCCGGGATGTCGGTGCCGACGGACGTCTCGGTCATCGGGTCGGACGACTCACCCCTCATGGCCTTCACCGACCCGCCCATGACCACCGTGCGCCAGAGCGTGCTGGCGATGGGGGAGGCCGCCGTGCAGGCGCTGCTCGACGAGATCCGCGGCGTCGGCTCCGCGCGCACGGAGTACGTCTTCCGGCCCGAGCTCGTCGTGCGCGGCACGACCGGCGCCTGCCGGGCCCGCTGA
- a CDS encoding glycoside hydrolase family 13 protein: MTRGSADDWLGLPHHDGSELYVSAASPRLGDTVTVWVRVPVQTPVDAVHVRTVPDGEPQFVVAQVDADRSTEGETWWAADLHCHNAVTSYRFILAGGPTRYAWLNGAGLHLRDVPDAGDFRLVAGDCPPPAWAQEAVVYQVFPDRFARSARADARELPAWALPARWSDPIVPRDTPDHGLGRQLYGGDLDGVVEHLDHIQALGATTVYLTPFFPARSNHRYDASTFTAVDPVLGGDAALARLADAVHERGMTLLGDFTTNHTGAAHEWFLAARADPAAPERDHYFWLSDTDADTDAESLDYVAWLGVPSLPKLNYASTQLRQRVFDDPQGVVRRWLGPRGLDGWRVDVANMTGRQGVQDLNHEVAAQMRAAMVDQHPEALLVGEHCHDYTLDVPGDGWHGVMNYAGFCRPLWTWLCDPDDAPDFLGSPVLVPRLGGAAVVETIRDFTSRVSWQALTHSFDLVGSHDTTRIRTLVGEDSRLVDVAAGLLFTMPSVPMLTYGDEIGMEGAFGEDGRRTMAWDRRGWDERLHAVYRDLIAVRRGSSALTHGGLRWVQADDDSIVFLRESLTQVALVHVARAPHDPLRLEVALLPGVGEAVVAYGRGVEVSGTTVVLRADGPTVDVLTWSPGGWAARGDHHHDDRVDEGTSSAGEAL, encoded by the coding sequence TTGACGAGGGGAAGCGCCGACGACTGGCTCGGCCTGCCCCACCACGACGGGTCCGAGCTCTACGTCTCCGCGGCGTCGCCCCGCCTGGGTGACACGGTCACCGTGTGGGTGCGGGTGCCCGTGCAGACACCCGTCGACGCTGTGCACGTGCGCACGGTGCCGGACGGCGAGCCGCAGTTCGTCGTGGCGCAGGTCGACGCCGACCGCAGCACCGAGGGGGAGACCTGGTGGGCGGCCGACCTGCACTGCCACAACGCCGTCACGTCCTACCGCTTCATCCTCGCCGGGGGACCGACCCGCTACGCCTGGCTCAACGGCGCCGGGCTCCACCTGCGCGACGTGCCGGACGCCGGCGACTTCCGGCTCGTCGCCGGCGACTGCCCACCGCCCGCCTGGGCACAGGAGGCCGTGGTCTACCAGGTCTTCCCCGATCGCTTCGCCCGGTCGGCGCGCGCCGACGCACGCGAGCTGCCCGCGTGGGCCCTCCCCGCGAGGTGGTCGGACCCCATCGTGCCCCGCGACACCCCCGACCACGGTCTCGGGCGTCAGCTCTACGGCGGCGACCTCGACGGGGTGGTCGAGCACCTCGACCACATCCAGGCCCTCGGGGCGACGACGGTCTACCTCACGCCGTTCTTCCCTGCCCGCTCCAACCACCGCTACGACGCCTCGACCTTCACCGCGGTCGACCCCGTGCTGGGGGGCGACGCCGCACTGGCGCGGCTCGCCGATGCCGTGCACGAGCGGGGCATGACCCTGCTCGGCGACTTCACCACCAACCACACCGGCGCCGCCCACGAGTGGTTCCTCGCGGCCCGGGCCGACCCCGCGGCACCCGAGCGCGACCACTACTTCTGGCTGTCTGACACCGACGCCGACACCGACGCCGAGTCCCTCGACTACGTCGCGTGGCTCGGCGTGCCCTCCCTGCCGAAGCTCAACTACGCGAGCACCCAGCTGCGCCAACGGGTCTTCGACGACCCACAGGGCGTCGTACGCCGGTGGCTGGGCCCACGGGGCCTCGACGGGTGGCGGGTCGACGTGGCCAACATGACCGGCAGGCAGGGCGTGCAGGACCTCAACCACGAGGTCGCGGCCCAGATGCGGGCGGCGATGGTGGACCAGCACCCGGAGGCGCTGCTCGTCGGGGAGCACTGCCACGACTACACGCTCGACGTGCCGGGCGACGGGTGGCACGGCGTGATGAACTACGCCGGCTTCTGCCGCCCGCTCTGGACCTGGCTGTGCGACCCCGACGACGCGCCCGACTTCCTCGGCTCGCCGGTGCTCGTGCCCCGGCTCGGGGGAGCGGCAGTCGTGGAGACGATCCGCGACTTCACCTCGCGGGTGTCGTGGCAGGCCCTGACCCACTCCTTCGACCTCGTCGGCTCGCACGACACCACCCGCATCCGCACCCTCGTCGGCGAGGACTCACGACTGGTCGACGTGGCCGCCGGCCTGCTCTTCACGATGCCGTCGGTGCCGATGCTGACCTACGGCGACGAGATCGGGATGGAGGGAGCATTCGGCGAGGACGGCCGACGCACGATGGCCTGGGACCGTCGGGGGTGGGACGAGCGCCTGCACGCGGTCTACCGCGACCTCATCGCGGTGCGCCGTGGCTCCTCGGCCCTGACCCACGGCGGCCTGCGGTGGGTGCAGGCCGACGACGACTCGATCGTCTTCTTGCGCGAGAGCCTGACGCAGGTGGCCCTCGTGCACGTCGCGCGGGCACCGCACGACCCGCTCCGCCTCGAGGTGGCTCTGCTGCCGGGCGTCGGGGAGGCCGTCGTGGCCTACGGCCGAGGGGTCGAGGTGTCGGGCACTACGGTGGTGCTGAGGGCCGACGGACCCACGGTGGACGTCCTGACGTGGAGCCCGGGCGGCTGGGCCGCGCGCGGCGACCACCACCATGACGACCGAGTTGACGAGGGGACATCGAGTGCGGGCGAGGCTCTCTGA
- a CDS encoding ABC transporter permease subunit, producing the protein MAITDAPVTTTTPLPSASRHASRGGGSMWWKYVCVALALAFALFPVVYLLSASLNPAGNLQTSTLIPREFSGNNFSTLFSDGARPYLSWYRNAMVIGVVGALGQSFIGACAAYAFSRMRFTGRRPGLLALLLLQLFPALLTFTALYLTFAVVGDIVPGIGLNTAWGLILVYMGGAMGANVWLLKGYFDTIPRELDEAAKVDGASHARIFFTMTLRLVMPILVTTFMIGFVGLYSEFLLASIFLRDVGAQTLGVGLYSMTQGNEASRLFGQFSAGALLASLPVVVLYLGAQKYLVGGLTQGSVK; encoded by the coding sequence ATGGCGATCACCGACGCCCCCGTCACGACCACCACTCCGCTCCCCTCTGCTTCACGGCACGCCTCGCGGGGAGGGGGGTCCATGTGGTGGAAGTACGTCTGCGTCGCGCTGGCCCTGGCCTTCGCGCTCTTCCCGGTCGTCTACCTGCTCTCCGCCTCGCTCAACCCGGCCGGCAACCTCCAGACGAGCACTCTCATCCCGCGTGAGTTCTCGGGAAACAACTTCTCGACGCTCTTCTCCGACGGGGCCCGGCCCTACCTGTCGTGGTACCGCAACGCGATGGTGATCGGCGTCGTCGGTGCCCTCGGGCAGTCGTTCATCGGGGCCTGCGCGGCCTACGCCTTCTCCCGCATGCGGTTCACGGGCCGTCGCCCCGGGCTGCTGGCCCTGCTGCTGCTGCAGCTCTTCCCGGCGCTGCTCACCTTCACGGCGCTCTACCTGACCTTCGCCGTCGTCGGCGACATCGTGCCCGGGATCGGCCTCAACACCGCGTGGGGGCTGATCCTCGTCTACATGGGCGGGGCGATGGGAGCCAACGTGTGGCTGCTCAAGGGCTACTTCGACACCATCCCGCGCGAGCTCGACGAGGCCGCCAAGGTCGACGGGGCCAGCCACGCGCGCATCTTCTTCACCATGACCCTGCGCCTCGTCATGCCGATCCTGGTGACCACCTTCATGATCGGCTTCGTGGGGCTCTACAGCGAGTTCCTGCTCGCCAGCATCTTCCTGCGCGACGTGGGCGCCCAGACCCTCGGCGTCGGGCTCTACAGCATGACGCAGGGCAACGAGGCGTCGCGCCTCTTCGGCCAGTTCTCCGCCGGGGCCCTGCTCGCCTCGCTGCCCGTCGTGGTGCTCTACCTCGGGGCGCAGAAGTACCTCGTCGGTGGGCTGACCCAGGGGTCGGTGAAGTAG
- a CDS encoding ABC transporter permease subunit, whose product MSTRTPTAPRPAPVGPRDGRRGRPGSVTRPPLWATVVKWVALALVVLLGAYLVQRTISAGYAFGVVLVAFVVLAVLAVYSTRRAVAMKYLLPGLLLLLALQIWPIVYTVATAFTNYGDGHSISKQEATDSIVASSVQEVAGTPRYRMSVAVQQGADPVTGGLSLLLTGPDGATFVGTPKGLADLPADGVTKTSTGKITAAPGFTVLNARQVNARSKDLSALGVPTAGGGGIKPVGLSEAFVGKTTVVYDAAADTLTDTVTGTVYVPKNAFWTPRTGDGAAYATGWKENVGLKNFSTLLTNDTIRSGFLKIFVWNVVFAVVSVGSTFLLGMLLALLFDDVRLRGRRFYRSIIILPYAIPGFVTALLWRSMYNQDFGLVNSLTHLDVDWLGNPWAAKAAILVTNLWLGFPYMFLVCTGALQSIPGDVREAAKIDGASPARTLRSIIMPLLLVAVGPLLIASFAFNFNNFGLIFLLTKGGPFESTDTSIGSSDLLITYAFRLAFSGVNPNYGLASTVSIFIFVIVAIMSYSGFRRTKNLEEVN is encoded by the coding sequence ATGAGCACGAGAACGCCGACCGCACCCCGCCCTGCGCCCGTCGGACCCCGTGACGGTCGTCGCGGGCGGCCCGGCTCCGTCACCCGCCCCCCGCTGTGGGCCACCGTCGTGAAGTGGGTCGCGCTCGCCCTCGTCGTCCTGCTCGGCGCCTACCTCGTGCAGCGGACCATCTCCGCCGGCTACGCCTTCGGCGTCGTCCTGGTCGCCTTCGTGGTGCTCGCCGTGCTCGCCGTCTACTCCACGCGCCGGGCCGTCGCCATGAAGTACCTGCTGCCCGGGCTGCTGCTGCTGCTCGCCCTGCAGATCTGGCCGATCGTCTACACCGTGGCGACGGCCTTCACCAACTACGGCGACGGACACTCCATCTCCAAGCAGGAGGCGACCGACTCGATCGTCGCGAGCTCCGTGCAGGAGGTGGCGGGCACCCCCCGCTACCGGATGAGCGTCGCCGTCCAGCAGGGCGCAGATCCGGTGACCGGCGGTCTCTCGCTGCTCCTCACCGGCCCCGACGGCGCGACCTTCGTCGGCACCCCGAAGGGACTCGCCGACCTGCCCGCTGACGGGGTGACGAAGACATCGACCGGCAAGATCACGGCGGCGCCCGGCTTCACAGTGCTCAACGCCCGCCAGGTCAACGCCCGCAGCAAGGACCTCAGCGCGCTCGGGGTGCCCACCGCCGGCGGCGGCGGCATCAAGCCGGTGGGGCTGAGCGAGGCGTTCGTGGGCAAGACCACGGTCGTCTACGACGCGGCCGCCGACACCCTCACGGACACCGTGACCGGCACGGTCTACGTCCCGAAGAACGCCTTCTGGACCCCCCGCACGGGTGACGGCGCGGCCTACGCCACGGGGTGGAAGGAGAACGTCGGCCTCAAGAACTTCTCCACGCTGCTGACCAACGACACCATCCGGTCGGGCTTCCTGAAGATCTTCGTGTGGAACGTCGTCTTCGCCGTCGTCTCCGTCGGCTCGACCTTCCTGCTCGGCATGCTGCTGGCGCTGCTCTTCGACGACGTGCGGCTGCGGGGCCGGCGGTTCTATCGCTCGATCATCATCCTGCCGTATGCCATCCCGGGGTTCGTGACGGCACTGCTGTGGCGCTCGATGTACAACCAGGACTTCGGTCTGGTCAACAGCCTGACCCACCTCGACGTCGACTGGCTCGGCAACCCGTGGGCGGCCAAGGCGGCCATCCTGGTGACCAATCTCTGGCTCGGCTTCCCCTACATGTTCCTGGTGTGCACCGGTGCCCTGCAGTCGATCCCGGGTGACGTGCGCGAGGCCGCCAAGATCGACGGGGCGTCGCCGGCCCGCACGCTGCGCTCGATCATCATGCCGCTGCTGCTGGTCGCGGTCGGGCCCCTGCTGATCGCGTCGTTCGCCTTCAACTTCAACAACTTCGGGCTGATCTTCCTGCTGACCAAGGGCGGGCCCTTCGAGTCGACGGACACCTCGATCGGCTCCAGCGACCTGCTCATCACCTACGCCTTCCGGCTCGCCTTCTCGGGCGTCAACCCCAACTACGGTCTGGCGTCGACGGTCTCGATCTTCATCTTCGTGATCGTCGCGATCATGAGCTACTCGGGCTTCCGTCGCACCAAGAACCTGGAAGAGGTCAACTGA